In Wolbachia endosymbiont (group A) of Pogonocherus hispidulus, the genomic stretch AAAAGTAGTATTCATGAAAGGAGCACAGATTGGAGGAACAGAAGCTGGTAACAATTGGATAGGCTATATAATCGATCAAACACCAGGTCCAATGCTGGTAGTACAGCCAACAGTTGAAATGGGAAAACGTTGGTCAAAAGGAAGATTTGCGCCGTTAATAGAGAGTACACCATGTTTAAAAAGTAAAGTAAAAGACCCAAGATCAAGAGATTCAGGTAATACTGTGCAAAGTAAGGAATTTCCAGGTGGAATAGTAGTAATAACTGGAGCAAATAGTAGTGTGGGTCTCAGGTCTATGCCAGTAAAATATCTCTTTCTTGATGAAATAGATGCATATCCAGGAGATTCAGGAGGAGAAGGTGATCCAGTACTGCTAAGCATAGCCCGTACCAATACATTTGCACGGCGAAAGATTTTTTTAGTATCAACACCAACGATTCATGGAATAAGTAGAATTGAGAAGGAATTTGAAGCAACAGATAAGAGATATTTTTTTGTACCATGTCCGCATTGTAATTACTATCAAGTTCTAAAATGGTCACAAATAAAATGGGAAGATAAAAATCCAAATACAGCACACTATATATGTATAGAATGTGGTGAAAAGATAGAAAATCATCAAAAAACAGAGATGCTGGACCGTGGAGAATGGAGACCTACTAATCCAATAAAGGGTGAGAAAAAAGGATTTCATCTTTCAAGTCTTTATAGTCCAGTAGGCTGGTATAGTTGGCAACAAGCAGTAGAAGATTTTCTTCATGCCAAAGAAAGTGAACAATTACTAAAAGTTTGGATAAATACTACGCTTGGAGAAACTTGGATAGACAAAGGAGAAGTACCAGACTGGAAGCAATTATTTAACAGGAGAGAATTTTTTCCCGTAGGCACAGTACCTAGGAGAGAAGTGGTACTTACTGCAGGAGTAGATGTCCAAAAAGATCGTCTAGAGGTGGAAGTTGTAGCATGGGGAAGAAGCCGTGAAAATTGGTCAATAGACTATCGAGTATTTGAAGGAGATACAGGAAGTGGAGAAGTATGGGGAAAGCTTTCAGAATTACTCAATCACCATTTTATCGGTGAAAATGGTCTTGAATACATGATAAGTATGATGGCAGTAGATGCAGGATATGCAACACAAGAAGTATACAACTGGGTAAGAGGTCATCAAGGCTCTGGAAGAGTAATGGCAGTTAAAGGTGTAAATAAAGCACTAGTGCCACTTAGTAGCCCAAGTAGAGTAGATATAACAGTTGGTGGTCAAAAGCTAAAGAGAGGAATAAAGCTCTGGCCAGTAGGAGTATCGATATTAAAGTCAGAGCTTTTTCAACTACTTAATATTTTAAAAGAAGAAGAGGGAAAAGCTCTACCTGGATACTGTCATTTTCCGGAGTATGCACCTGAATATTTTAAGCAGCTAACGGCAGAACAATTAGTCAGCAAGGTAGTAAAAGGATATACCAAACAAGAGTGGCAAAAGGTAAGAGAAAGAAATGAAGTGCTAGATTGCCGAATTTATGCGAGAGCTGCATCAATAGCACTGGGAGTAGACAGATGGCCAGAGAGTAAATGGAATAGTTTAAGTGAAAAACCAGAAAGTAAAAAACCTAAAAAAGTGAGACAAAGCAAATGGTTGAATGAGAAGTAAGATGTACAACGAAGAGTATTTAGTTCAAGTCGAAGAAGCGATAAAAAAACTGCAAAGCGGAGAGCGAGTAGTATCAATTGCATATGGTGACCATGTGGTAAGATATGCTGAAGTTCAGATAAATGACTTGCTGAATCTACGGCAACGTATTAAGGCTGAACTGAAAGTTGCAGGTGTGAGACCGAAGAGAAGAATTGTGATTGCGACAAGTAAGGGGATTGACAAAATTGTGTAAAAATGTTATAGTTTAAAGTTGGTATTTTCTAGTTAAAATATGGATCAAAGTCAAGAAAGGCTGAATGTTAATGTAAGTTTTGAGGGGGAATTTGCTCAGTATCTTACAGAGGTTGCAAAAGCATGGAATAAAACTATACCAGAAGTTTTAGTGTGTCTTGTGAAAGAAGAATTTGAGGCAGAGAAAGAGATGGCTGAAATCATAAAAGAACGTGATGTGCCAAATGCAAAGACGGTGAAAAATGAGGATGTTGACTGGGAAAAAATATTATCTGCAAAGACAATTAAAAAAGATGAGTGAAATACAGTATTATCTATTCGGAAAAGGTTCTTGAGAAAGATTTCCTTACTTTACCACCAACAATAAGATCAAGAATTAGAAGAGCTATAGACGAGCGTCTTACAATTGATCCGATTAATCTTGGTAAACCATTAAGTGGTAGGTTAGTAGGGAGTAAGAGACTAAGGGTAGGTAATTACAGGGTTATTTACAAAATAGCTAAACTAGAATATACAGTAATTATCACCGAAATAGGACATAGAGATACAATTTATAAAAGATAGCAGAACTTACTGGAGTGTAAATTGAAATAAAATCACTCAAATTTGTGCAGCAACTTGTTGCATAATTAAAACTCAAGGGGATAAATGTTACTCAAATCATTCAAACAACTATTTAACAAACCAAAAATCAAAAGTTCAGCCTGGGATGCAGTAGGCTCAGGAAGAAGATTTTTTCACTTTCAACCAGAGTTAGGAAGTATAAACAATTTGCTGTCTCAAAACCTTGAAACTTTACGTAGTCGATCACGTGACATGGTGAGAAAAAATCCATATGCAGCAAATATCATTGATACAATAGTAAGTAACTCTATTGGAACAGGAATAAAACCACAATCAAAAGCAAGGAATGCAGAATTTCGAAAGAAAGTGCAAGAATTATGGCTAAGATGGACAGATGAAGCAGACAGTAGTGGAGTAAGTGATTTTTATGGATTACAAGCTTTAGTATGCAGAAGTATGATAGAGGGAGGAGAATGTTTTGTACGGCTGAGAACAAGAAAATACGAAGATGGTCTTTATGTACCGTTACAATTGCAAGTACTTGAATCTGAACATTTAGACAATAAAACAAATCAAACTTTAGCAAATGGTAATGTAATAAGAAACGGGATTGAGTTCAATAGACTTGGGCAAAGAGAGGCATATTACTTATTTAGAGAACATCTAGGAGAAGGCTCGTTTGGAGAATCAGTAAGAGTACCAGCAAAT encodes the following:
- a CDS encoding phage terminase large subunit family protein, whose product is MIYATSFSEGLKPDPQLKVSEWANEYRVLAPTAASEPGKWRTERTPYLKEIMDSLSPSSSAEKVVFMKGAQIGGTEAGNNWIGYIIDQTPGPMLVVQPTVEMGKRWSKGRFAPLIESTPCLKSKVKDPRSRDSGNTVQSKEFPGGIVVITGANSSVGLRSMPVKYLFLDEIDAYPGDSGGEGDPVLLSIARTNTFARRKIFLVSTPTIHGISRIEKEFEATDKRYFFVPCPHCNYYQVLKWSQIKWEDKNPNTAHYICIECGEKIENHQKTEMLDRGEWRPTNPIKGEKKGFHLSSLYSPVGWYSWQQAVEDFLHAKESEQLLKVWINTTLGETWIDKGEVPDWKQLFNRREFFPVGTVPRREVVLTAGVDVQKDRLEVEVVAWGRSRENWSIDYRVFEGDTGSGEVWGKLSELLNHHFIGENGLEYMISMMAVDAGYATQEVYNWVRGHQGSGRVMAVKGVNKALVPLSSPSRVDITVGGQKLKRGIKLWPVGVSILKSELFQLLNILKEEEGKALPGYCHFPEYAPEYFKQLTAEQLVSKVVKGYTKQEWQKVRERNEVLDCRIYARAASIALGVDRWPESKWNSLSEKPESKKPKKVRQSKWLNEK
- a CDS encoding gpW family head-tail joining protein; its protein translation is MYNEEYLVQVEEAIKKLQSGERVVSIAYGDHVVRYAEVQINDLLNLRQRIKAELKVAGVRPKRRIVIATSKGIDKIV
- a CDS encoding type II toxin-antitoxin system RelE family toxin, which produces MKYSIIYSEKVLEKDFLTLPPTIRSRIRRAIDERLTIDPINLGKPLSGRLVGSKRLRVGNYRVIYKIAKLEYTVIITEIGHRDTIYKR